TTGCATGTCAGAATCCAAAGATCCAGATGCAGAGGACTAGAAGGAGAAACTAGTGCAGGACATATATCTATAAGGGTAGCCTACCACATAGAGGAACTTTCACCAACCCTCCCAAATAATTCTGAAGTATTCTCACCAAAGTTTAGCTAGTTTTAAAATCAAAGCACTATTTCAGAAGATTTTTGGAGTTGGCATCTACATAATGTAAGTCCGTTAAATGCTCTTGCAAGTAGCTTTGGAGAACTAGAGTGTCACAGCTAACTCAGGACTGAGTATATTATATTGTAGAACTTTCATCACCTTCTGACCAATTAAGTTATCCCAGTACGATGCTTAGGCAATGAAAAACCAGAATTTCACAGTTAACACATTATATATGGAATTGAAGTAActttcaaaaacaaattatttgattataaaaGAAAGTTGATGAAAAATGTTACTTTCTTAAGCATTGTGATATGAAACCATTCTTTAcccaataaaaatatgatgaaAAACTGGTTATATTGGCATCgctacaaaaataaattcagaaAGTACTTACTTAAAAAGGGATTCTCGCAATAACTTGTCcatatgaaattcaaatttcagatcaAGATCTTTCAATGTGGTATTCTCATCAATTTTATCTTTATCTGTAGATCTTCCAATAGATGAACCCTTCAAATCATAACGGCGATGAATTCGTAATTCAGTGCAAAACATATTCCCCATGACCATGAAGCGTACCTGGAAACAATGCATTTAGAAGACGTCACACCAATCGAAGGTGACAAGCAAGGCAGAACTGAAACTAGGGCAATCTGAGGGAGTGATAATTAGCTAGATACCTTTTTTCCACCTTTTAATGTTATCCGATGGAGCCCAAAAAATTTTGTTATGAGAGTGTTTTCATGTTCTCCTACATGACAATAATAGCTAGGCAGCATCTTGAGCAGAACCTATATAAGAaggggaaaaataaaatgattcaCAACTCATTTCAACATCCTTCAGGGAAAAACAGCTAAGTCCTCATgtagaattattatttttttttgagaagaaaCGAAATTTATTAAGCAAAAGAACACGGAGGTGGAAAAGGCAACCACCactgaagaaacaaaaacaaacagagaGAAACAAACAGCACCGAACCCTCCCAAGCTAACAGGGAGGAACACAACCGAAAAACCACAGAACACCACATCCCCCTACCCCAGTTAACCGAAGCTGCCATATCCCTCATAATAGTGGAATAAGAGTAGTCTTTAAACTCTTTTGTAACCGAAGCCCACAACGCTGCCCAGTACTTAACTCTATCCCAAAGCTCGCTCACTCCCACTCCCTTATAGTCTTCAAAAATTCTCCTATTACGCTCCATCCAAATGTTCCAGAAAACAGAGTGGACCAAAACACTGATAACACTGTAACTCAGCTAGGAGAAGCCTTAAATGGACCACTAATTTGTCTTTCAGGGTTGAACCCTAGACATGaatttaatcatttttttttttagaattttcaaTTAGAATGATAATATCAAATTTTAAGAATTTCAACTATTTAAAAGAACATGAAAGGGAGCTGGAGTAAATAGAATGTAAACCCTATAAAattgataataataaaaaactaagAATCTAGTTTCAAggttcaaaataaaaagagtaagAGAACTGCTACGTTAATTCAATAAAACAAGTAAATTGTTTGGCCTGCCAGGAGTTTTGAGcacaaagaaataattatgtatatatagcaCAGAAGTTTGCACTTCAAACCTTCAGTTCAGTTTTTCTTAAAGTCTTAATCACAAATCTATCATCATGAGAAAGATAGAAGATACTGCCACTTTTTCCTGGAGAAGAAAGTTCTCTTAAGCCATCATCACCACAAATGGACATCATGTATTCTGCTGCATCTAATTTGAACATCTCCCTTAAATTCCTGAAATATAACACACTTTAATTAGGCAGAAAGAGATTCAACTGCTTATTTGCATAGGATACATGAGAAGCATAAACTTGCAAGGTTACAATGTGTATACGTTTTATCCTACAATGTATATGATTAAGCCATGTATGtataaacaaaaatgataTACTCGAATATTAAAAGAACTAGTCATTTTTAAAGTTCTATTTCTACACAACTATCGCAGTTACGGAGGATAATCATGTAAGATGCAGGTACAACAAGCACATTAACATATGCATCACCAAATATGATAAGAGATGagttaaaaaatgaaaagaagagatAACAtaagacatatatatatatatatatatttcagaaAAATATGTATGAGAAGCACAGAAGGTAGTTAAGTTACATTTATAAAGATAGAAATGTTGAGAGAACAACTATTGCAATCTGTTGTGACTACTTTTTATCTGTATCACTGAAAACTTCAAATATCAAGTTTCATACATTAGGTACTTTTCCAAAAACACAAAGTTTGATTGatcaaccaaaacaaaaactgaggGCTGACTCTATTTCTTATGATGGAGAAAAGATAACAAATCAGAGTTTAGGATTTTCCTTCATTGAGACATATGCGGACGAATATGCACTCTTAAGAAACCAAACAACCCCAAATGCATGATGCTCATTATGTCACTCACTTTCACAGGTTAGACAATGCACATAAGACAACTATTACCTGAAGACCATAGGGCAATAATCTTTCCAATAGAAATCAACTGAATAATGCGGAGGTGTAAACTGAGAACCCTTTCTAGGAAAATACATCCTTATTCTGGCTCGATCTCCAAAATCAGAAGATCGAACTTCACGTACAGGAACTGGTGTGATCTTCCCAACAGTGTACCTGTGAGCTTCAAACAGAATATTTAGCAAGTATAAAACatcctataaaaaaattgagtttAGCAGAAAACAGATCCACCCAAATaaattgagatttgatttgggaGTTCAAACTTATATCCaattatgatatatatatatatatatatatatatatatatacatccaAAGAAGTCAAATCAGAGAGTTATGGTCCCTCCAATACAAAAAAGGCACACATGTAATATCCCAaaaagacctttttttttacttcCTTTTTTAAGGGTGATCAACTAGAGTTAGGCTGCACCATGACCAAAACTTACTGACTGTCAGAAAGCATAAGCAAAGAGGAAAAGACATGGCACAATCAAGGTACCTGGAGAGCATTTAAATGAGTTAACAAATTACTGGCAGCCAAGGGTATATGCAATCCAATGTTCCAACAAGCCAATATGTTTAATTTCTAAAACTCAGACATCGGGTAAAATATTAAGAGGTCAGTTTTCTGACACAGTAGTATTAATAATTTGAGACTACAAAGATGTGGGTAAAGGAATTTACCTGATACCAAGTTGCAAATTAAGCATTAAATAATAGCTCCTACTATGGGCTCCAAAAATGTCAATACATGACCTCTTTTCTTGCATCACTGCAATTTTATTTCGTTGTTTACTTTTCCGTGATATCTCTGTATAATTACTAGCTCTCTCTTTAATCAACACCCCTTGCATGTATTCTCTCTCGTAAACTGAACTGTTATCTTGTGCCTCAGGTTGACCTTCCTCAGAGGCATGGGACAATGCAGATAAGGAATCATAACGTATAAACTCTCGAGAAGGATCACAATGGGTCCAATTTTTATCTAATGACATAGCCTTGTGTGATATACGACTTGAATTTCTTAAAAGTCCACTAATCGATAATTTCTCTGAAAAACTGCGCTTAACACTTGGTTGAGCCCTGCTTTCCTCTGAATTTAGTAACCCAGACAAACTTGTTCCGTCATTGCAATAATCTAGAGAGCTGCACCACTTCTTTAAGGAAGGATGTTTAGTTCCCACGGGATAAAAGGTTCCTTTTCCATCCTTTAAGCCCCGACTCCATGTTCCAAAATAATATCCCCCATCTGCAAACCTATAAACTCCAGACCCATCTCTTAACCCATTCAACCAAAAGCCATTGAAAAGATCACCATTTGCCCATTTCATGATCCCTCTACCACACATTTTCCCACCTTTCCAACTCCCAATATATGCATTCCCACTATTCCACGAATACCTACCATTACCTTCATGTACTCCTTCCTTCCATGATCCTTCATAAATATCTGAATTACAATACTGTTTTTTCCCCATCCCATGCTGAATATTCATCCTCCATGAACCCTGGTAAAAAGAACCATCACATCCAGTAAAGATGCCATAACCATGAAGGTAACCACCAGAGAAATCACCTACATATTGCGCTCCCGATGTCCAAATTAGCTTCCCTTTGCCTgtcatttttccttcttcccaaTCACCCTCATAGACTGTTCCATCAGACCATGTGTAGTTACCATTACCATGAGGCAGAATTCCCTTAAAATTTCCAATGTAGACATCTCTATTTGAGAAGGCTTTCTCGCTgagccaaaaataaaaagaagaaaaggatattatttataaaatatggTTCATAGAAGAGATGAGAGGAGAGAGTGATAGGAGAGAAACAGAGATAAGCTGAGAATCATTACCTTACTGTGTACTCCATAATAgcatataataattaattcagCTGTCCCGGATATTGTTCACAAACTTCATCTCGTACAGGCTTTCTAACTATAGACAGGTCACTATTCAATCACCTTCGCCACCTACAGTAAAAGCAGCAAGTGGATTTCGGGACTCAGTACATAGAGtgtatccctcaaataaataatcaaatgTCATCATAACAGTGAACTGACTAAAATACAATCACATTTCACATTTTGTGTtgccaaaaagagaaaagctaGTGGTTATGGTCTGATCACTTCTGCCAGGACAAAAAGATGCACGATCCTTTTAGGTTATCACACATTGGTATATGGTTGTCAATCATGTGGGAATTGATTAcagataaaaaacaaaagtaaaaattgtACAGAGCAAAAAGAAAGCATCATTTTTATAATCCTTGTTCTAAATTCTAATGCATTCTGATTTCTGGTAGAAGGTTCAACAGATTAGGTCAATTCTTATATTTGTCTTAAATTATGAGATATTAAAAGCTTACAATGCTGAATTACATAACCTTTCATAGCCTGTAGGTTGCAGAAAGGAAGCTCAAAAGTCCATAAATTTATTAGTCAACAAggccaaagaaaaacaactgagataccacaaatccaattcCAAACCTTTTTAACCCGACAAACCCCCCATTACATCGATGTAAAAGTATTGTTTTATTAGAAATTTCAAACTTCAAgataaaattttagaaaaccCAACAATGGCCAACTAAAATCGTAGATATTATATCTTGCTTGGCACATCACCACATGACTTCATGTGGacaaaaaggaaatgaaaCACGCTACCAATAAAACGCAACTTCTTACTTGGCAGGTAGATTCCCCAACCAAATCTTCCAATTGGTTTCGAAACGAACACTAGTAGCAGCACGTATTGATTGTACAGGAACAGATCCTACATTAATTTACAAAATGCTAGAACCTGAATCATAAGCTACTACTACTTGCCCAAACCATAAATTATACAGCTAACCATTTTCTCATCCACAGTAATCTCATAACTGGAAAATGATGTTGTACTTAACCAGATCATGATTTTGAAACTTGTCAAATGTTATCCAATAATCAACTTCAAGCAAAGTGGGAATTTTCAGGCTTTATGCGCTTACTGCTTTATGCTTATCAAATGCTTTCTACAacaatttgatttcagtgaAACTCCTATTCCTACTAGACTAGAAAAGTAAAAGACACACTAAGCAGAACCTGAGAAATTGAAGCTCTAAGCaataattttgataatattaTCAGCAAATTGatgaagaaatatatatatatatatatatataagtaattATTTGAATGAGAAACAACATGAGCTCACCTGGGCTTGGAtgtaaaagttaaaaaaaccAACCCCTCTCTCCAAACTTCCAAAGAGACCTCAAAACAGAGCCAAACTCTCAATGAACTGagtttcaagaaaataaacagTAAATAAACGAATCCCAGGAACTCTCAGAGCCAAAAAAACTCACACCCTCCACTTGAATTGACACTTCAACACCAATCTCCCTCACTGATTGAGAAACAGCTGATCATTCGGTTTGAAGTTGTTTTCccattttctgaaattttttttttctttctttcttcaagaaaaggggaaaaacAGAACACAAACAATACAAAAGAGCCTTGATTTCGCTGTTCAGAATATTGACACGTGTCAAGCAAGTGAGCCTGGCTTGGTTATGGGGACCCACGTGGACTCTGCATCAAGACGTGAGTGGTGGTGATTGGTTGGAGGAGGGGAGAAAAGGTGAACCTGAGTTGTACCTGATAGGGCTGGCTCTGGTGGAAAGTCttaattgaatttgaaagcATAAATGTGTGTCAAGTCAGGTAATGGGCGGCGATTGTGTGTGTGTCGGCACACCAAACTATTCACGTGGGGatttttgatttgatttgattccttTGGTCGTCTTCATCAGTAAGCCAGGGTGTAGTAGACTGTAGTTTGTGCTACTTGCAACTTGCAGGTTGCAACTGACGAGATTCTTATTCTTCCTCCATCTCAAAGTAAAACAACAGCCAAAGGAGAtggtctttttttatttttccatacAAAAGGAGGATTGTTAACTACATTCTCCTtccaatgttttttttctttttcattcgTGACAGTGTTCAAGGTCatcatttaaaattatttaaggcTCATTTTAGAGTGGTTTTTAAGTTGCTGTAATGTTGCTAATAGGGTTTAGTCTAGTACAAAATGATATTCTATAGACGAACTGTCTCAAGTTTGAAAGCCCACGTCACTTTAGCATGTGTAAAAAATCCCCCTTCTtaaatttggcaaaaaaaccaaaaaaaaaaaaaaaagtttccacAATTTACAGAAATTATTAGGGGTGCCAAAAAATTACTAACCATGCCAAACCAATCAGCGGGTTTGTTATagcaataatttatttatttatatttatataaatatatattaaatattaatttgatcTGAACCGAAAGACTGGATGAAAAAAATCTGGGTAATCTGGGCAAGCCATATATTAACTTCAAAATTAACTTTTTGTCGTAGATGCATGTGCATCCTCCCTTTTAGTAAGTACTTACAATAACAGTCAGATACAGTGGAAATGATGTCCAGATTTTCGAGCTTTGCAAGTTCTTAGAACTCTTGGATTCAAATCAGTACGGTTAAGTTCGTCGTCTTGATGCAAGTTCTGTTGAACTTGTGACTTAACAGGAAAATAGGAATAAGGCTTCCCTTGTTCATCTTGctggattttttatttggcaAAGGGAGAATGAACAAAAGGTTTAATTTCCTGAAGCTCGGGATcgtgaaaaaaaaatgcatggaATCTTGTTGTTATCCATTTTTCTGAAAGTAAATGAAATCCTGCAATGATAACAGAGtttaaaagtaattaaaatcATGAAACGATAACAGAGTTTGAAAGTAATTGAAATCCTGCAACGATAAAAAAGCGCTTCTTACTTGACAGGTAGATTCCCCAACCAAATCATCCAATTTTTTTCCGAAACGAGCACTAGGAGCAGCATGTATTGATTGTACATGAACAGATCCTACATTAATTTACAAAATACTAGAACTTGAATTCCTAATATTGTAATGATAAGCTACTACTACTTGCCCAAACATAAATTATACTGCTAACCAATTTCTAATCCACAGTAATCTCATAACTGGAAAATGATCTTGTAGCTAACTAGATCATAGTTTTGAAGCTTGTCACATGATATCCAATAATAAACTTCATGttataaaactaaagaaattgaagagagAATTTAGAGAATTCAAATAGCGATAGGAATGCTCTTCTGTTATTTTATTGAGATTTTCTTCTATATGTACAAATGAGAATGAAGCTATAGTTTTATAAGCAAAGCCTTGCCTAACAATTCGACAAATAGAAGACTACATGAAGGTGTATGGAGATTCcattccaacatgtgggctccaccttaTCATCTTACAACACTTCCCTTTAGAGACCACAATGTATGGAATATGCCTCGTTAAAAATCCTGCCAgtaaaacccagtgggacaaaagctggtcgaagggaaaaagagtacataaccatgtgtaacataaaattctgtgtatattgacacGCGTGCGACACTACCTCATTAAAATCTTGCCATGAAAAACCCAGTTGGATAAAAACTtgaatgaaggaaaaaagagtacagtgtgtgaAAGTCTTTATTGACAGCACactccccctgatgcttggcaaaatatctttACGTCATATTGTTAATCATCTGTTGGCACTGCTTCTATGAGTCAATCTTGTAATATTGTTGGATGCTCCCCCTTAAGAATATCTCCCTTTGAAATCTTCATGACTAACTTTTTCTAATAAGTGATCATAGAAATTTCCAAAGTCCGCGTATTCAATAGAAtttgggctatttgtaagttcacttgaaaaGAATATACCCATATATGGTGCTATGCAGagattgacaggacccgacccaatttctactttggaattcgagtcaagtcctgtgcgtgtccgacacctggcgaatgtcgggcacaaatgacctttttacccttcttacttcaatttctctttaaatttccttagacttctgccgaaaattcggcagagtctcctctgtattttgatcaatcccaaaatttttcccCTGTCAAATAAActcagaaaccctaccaacagccagactaagtcaacaaacagattccaacctcagttccttatgttcaacgtgatatcagagcattttctagggttttcaaggttgcaaggattttctgcaaaactttaccttggcgcgaaaactatgattggcccggtggtggatcccgcgtacttctacggcctgggggcgaaaaacaggttgaaaatgtgagtggaccaaaacaaaaataatgttcttcaaaacaattctcataaacataatatcccccatggtaaaagaaatttaactaaataaaactgaatacttacttattatatcacgcatagtcaattcaaggcattctatatcagtcatattcaagcttgaaagtttcatacaaaccactgaattcaaagctttcataaaagtactgaaatccaacgcgtataaaaactctgtactcagatctttcataactgaacaaatataaagggatctatatctgaaaaatcagaaaaactgatttataatagctgaaaatcaacatttaataaagaaactcagaatcctttgaaaataccaccagtatgtacccctgtcatttccgtcaattccctggcaggtctcgggcgtcacacagacttacccgagccgcaaactggcgaaatcaggggactatgatcagcctgtcccgccggcagattcctcgatgacaccaagtcaactcgagtcgctctggcaggatgcaggggaccgtagtcagcctgatccgcaatcctggcaggtctcggggacatcaagtcagccgagccgcaatcctggcaggtctcgggacaccaagtctgccgagccgcaaatcctggcactcacggtccgagcgtccccgaaactcgtgaggcaagtcaagtgcactgactgaactataatcagactggatgtccgtagacatcggtccgactctgggtaatcaccataaagaaaaacgggtacgaggtggttttaaaataaattccttttaaaaagaaatatgtgaaTAATAACTGGAAAACgtaagtcgtgctgcggtctcaattgattcaaaactcaaactctgtttctgtaactggtaaataagcagcaccgacttatagaactattactgtactgatcatgttcaaAATCGTAacaaaacttactcaaataaattcatttataaaactcatgtatataaaatcatttataaaatctattttatataaaagcacatcaattcatataaaaacacatcaattcattcatgaaatctgatttatgaaagaaggtccactcacagatggtccgagctactttgaCCCCTTGACGGTCTCTCCTGCAGGCCGACTGGACCtcgtgcctgattatccataaacaataattcaataaactgctgaataaaagaattaattcaaacaccctgcccccggttcctagaaatacaaactCTCATTCAGAGTATTCTTATGCCCGCCTTAGCTTCTTAAACAATTAGGCCGGCCCGGAACCTCGATAAGCGATAAGCTGCTcgaccggccgatccgggacctcatgggtccacggtctccgatggccaatctgagcttcccggaaggtttctcatagggcgggaaccaagttctgcgaaattggtccgaatcggacggtcggattggccaaaatcgcgttatcgcttaaaactcaaaccctagccccagggttcgcgatttcggagtatccgggactccgattcgcaatccgtcgaatcctacgtgatcctgaaatcacgtagaccgacatatccaaaattcagctcgATCCAACTattacacgacactgcacccacggatcgcgcgatatggaaaatccgttcggggctcaaacggactccgaatcgagatccgcgaaatcccacacgctcgtgacgacacgagggtcacaaatctgcacagaattatatcagtaccctcgcccacgcgctccagcacacgcgggcagctttgggtgtccaaagcgataccgggtggccgaaaaatctcggaaccaagactccaaactcctaccccaggtaaaacaccccatttggagtcacttttgttcttggaccacccccaaaaagtgaccggaaatggtagtttcgaagggccgaagtttcggccaaacttcaggtcgaaaatcgaaccccttaacgctaaaatcgatcacAGCCCATatatccatcagctagagcacgaaaaatagctcaaaatccataccttactcgatcgatttggtggagaaacgagagagaatttcgagctggaagttcgggtggcattcggacgaaccgtCGGCTTCCATGGCATATTCCGGCCGATTCCAACCACGGCAGCAGCTGAGGTGGGTCGGGAAATGTCGGTCGTCGTGTGCTGGTTcgtttggcaccggtctcggagatcAGTTCCAAGCGAGGCGGCCGGTGCGACGTCGGGAAGGGAGGAAGGTCGCGGGAGGGTTGttgcgggaggagagagaatgagctgacgggggagaagagagagagggctataaaaatctgactttttgaccaaattaccattttgcccctcgcggtTTTTataccataacttcttcgttacggctccgatttgggtctactccgtgtctacgaactcctttcgccgtgctctacgcaatggcgtaggcgaaattcccaaattctttcacgattaaaaagtgaaattttcccctattaaaatatgcgagggcaatttggtcatttcgctgaaagatattttccttacctttttagatattttctttctttttgatattttgttttgggttcttacagagatagcatcaaatatacctCATATCATCCTAAGGTGGTAGTG
The window above is part of the Prunus dulcis chromosome 1, ALMONDv2, whole genome shotgun sequence genome. Proteins encoded here:
- the LOC117631388 gene encoding phosphatidylinositol 4-phosphate 5-kinase 7-like, with protein sequence MEYTVSEKAFSNRDVYIGNFKGILPHGNGNYTWSDGTVYEGDWEEGKMTGKGKLIWTSGAQYVGDFSGGYLHGYGIFTGCDGSFYQGSWRMNIQHGMGKKQYCNSDIYEGSWKEGVHEGNGRYSWNSGNAYIGSWKGGKMCGRGIMKWANGDLFNGFWLNGLRDGSGVYRFADGGYYFGTWSRGLKDGKGTFYPVGTKHPSLKKWCSSLDYCNDGTSLSGLLNSEESRAQPSVKRSFSEKLSISGLLRNSSRISHKAMSLDKNWTHCDPSREFIRYDSLSALSHASEEGQPEAQDNSSVYEREYMQGVLIKERASNYTEISRKSKQRNKIAVMQEKRSCIDIFGAHSRSYYLMLNLQLGIRYTVGKITPVPVREVRSSDFGDRARIRMYFPRKGSQFTPPHYSVDFYWKDYCPMVFRNLREMFKLDAAEYMMSICGDDGLRELSSPGKSGSIFYLSHDDRFVIKTLRKTELKVLLKMLPSYYCHVGEHENTLITKFFGLHRITLKGGKKVRFMVMGNMFCTELRIHRRYDLKGSSIGRSTDKDKIDENTTLKDLDLKFEFHMDKLLRESLFKQISLDCMFLQSQQIIDYSLLLGLHFIVPENLKAFSQPPGTMHNHENLATGDGVTSSQGELLIPPKGLLLVTHEPGSVSTAPGPHIRGSTLKAYSLGDKEVDLLLPGTGRLRVQLGVNMPAQANLKLLQDEVDSTEVELFEFYDVVLYMGIIDILQEYNVKKKVEHAYKSLQFDPQSISAVEPKLYAKRFINFLEKVFPDPP